The following are encoded together in the Bradymonas sediminis genome:
- a CDS encoding CheR family methyltransferase produces MTDFHPKINAASEAPQCPSVLQACSLLSTWTGMELRGSAPRRVEEFLSIRAEHLGYASTLDYVAFLKTQSPTDEEPQQLTNLVTNGLTCFWRDTPQLNALGTVFANLGKARAEAGDHRPITVWCAGCSTGEEAYTVAMIGVDNGVPIQVLGTDINTESLEHAHRGVYGDWSLRRTSPLHHTRYFEHTADGQWAITQSLSDLVEFRRHNILSPPPLPRGGGKWDVILCRNVLIYFSETAIQTVLRLFSEGLNPEGYLLLGSSEQLHTGDMAKELVPFRAARQGGGFVYRLSVTPPGRTVGFALRPPESSPVPKLKSPAMPPKYSTSLEEVTSDIGIQHSSQEAAELLLENAIDHLVDGRMEASLACCEASASYDPFVPETYCLMAYMLGLEGACSQALATYRKTLFLDPMNWVAALESARIYLRIQDPIRAKRALRQALEGLRSEPHLSAGMTRLNRALTQAMTDPESAEAFSKQYLERLRGNKFLD; encoded by the coding sequence ATGACAGATTTCCACCCAAAAATTAACGCGGCCTCCGAGGCCCCCCAATGCCCCTCGGTGTTGCAAGCCTGCTCCCTCTTGTCGACCTGGACCGGCATGGAGCTCAGGGGCAGCGCGCCGCGCCGGGTTGAAGAGTTTTTGAGCATACGCGCCGAGCACCTCGGCTACGCGTCGACGTTGGATTATGTCGCGTTCCTAAAGACCCAATCGCCCACCGACGAAGAGCCTCAACAGCTCACCAACCTGGTGACCAATGGGCTGACCTGCTTTTGGCGTGACACCCCGCAGCTAAACGCGCTGGGCACGGTCTTCGCCAACCTGGGCAAGGCGCGCGCCGAGGCCGGAGATCACCGGCCGATTACAGTCTGGTGCGCGGGGTGCTCGACCGGCGAGGAGGCCTATACCGTGGCCATGATCGGCGTCGACAACGGCGTGCCAATTCAGGTGCTCGGCACCGACATCAACACCGAGTCGCTCGAGCACGCCCACCGCGGCGTCTACGGCGATTGGAGTCTTCGGCGCACCTCTCCCCTCCATCACACCCGCTATTTCGAGCACACCGCCGATGGGCAGTGGGCGATCACCCAATCATTGAGCGACCTGGTCGAGTTTCGCCGCCATAATATTTTATCCCCGCCGCCGCTGCCGCGCGGCGGGGGAAAATGGGATGTAATCCTCTGCCGAAATGTGCTGATCTATTTCTCCGAGACCGCCATTCAGACCGTGCTTCGCCTCTTCTCGGAGGGCCTCAACCCCGAAGGCTACCTGCTGCTGGGCTCCAGCGAACAATTGCACACCGGCGACATGGCCAAAGAGCTCGTGCCCTTTCGCGCGGCGCGCCAGGGCGGCGGGTTCGTGTACCGGCTCAGCGTCACGCCGCCCGGGCGCACGGTCGGCTTCGCGCTTCGCCCACCCGAATCGTCGCCGGTCCCGAAGCTTAAATCCCCGGCGATGCCGCCCAAATACTCAACCTCCCTGGAGGAGGTGACCTCGGATATCGGCATCCAGCACAGCTCTCAGGAGGCCGCGGAGCTCCTGCTAGAAAACGCCATCGACCATCTGGTCGACGGGCGCATGGAGGCGTCGCTGGCGTGTTGCGAGGCGAGCGCGTCGTATGACCCATTTGTGCCCGAAACCTATTGCCTGATGGCGTATATGCTCGGCCTGGAGGGGGCGTGTTCCCAGGCGCTGGCGACCTACCGAAAGACGCTGTTTCTGGACCCGATGAATTGGGTGGCCGCGCTCGAGAGCGCCCGCATCTACCTGCGCATTCAGGACCCCATCCGGGCAAAACGCGCGCTGCGCCAGGCCCTGGAGGGGCTGCGCTCGGAGCCGCATCTGTCGGCCGGCATGACTCGCCTCAACCGCGCGCTGACACAGGCGATGACC
- the cheB gene encoding chemotaxis-specific protein-glutamate methyltransferase CheB: MGRIRILIAEDSSLFITVLSELIESEPDMELVGLATNGAKAVELCEQLKPDLILMDIHMPVMDGLTATGRIMATCPTPILVVTADPHRGGVDLSFKALSAGALDLVSKPGEVPMREAERFGFLRKMRLLAGIPVVRHVRDRLPDSSASKATNAAKIEDNRPARKTPAPTKPKESPPILGIVASTGGPRALGEFLGALPADFGAPILLVQHITRGFAVHLTRWLDANSQVNVVLAKNGQRIRPGTVYVAPTELQMELSSTGALKVYDGPAVAGYRPSGDVLLRSLARHAAPRAIGLVLSGMGQDGAFGMAALYRSGAVTLVQDEASSVVYSMPSAALERGVVSEIVELPHMATRVQEIVGTFFENTQSKSHHARK; encoded by the coding sequence TTGGGACGCATCCGCATCCTTATTGCCGAAGATAGCTCGCTCTTCATCACGGTTCTTAGCGAGTTAATCGAGTCAGAACCCGATATGGAGCTGGTCGGCCTGGCCACCAATGGGGCCAAGGCGGTGGAGTTGTGCGAGCAGCTCAAGCCCGACCTGATCCTGATGGATATCCATATGCCGGTGATGGACGGGCTGACCGCGACCGGCCGAATTATGGCGACCTGTCCGACGCCGATCCTGGTGGTGACCGCCGACCCGCACCGCGGCGGGGTCGACCTCTCCTTTAAGGCGCTGTCTGCCGGGGCGCTCGACCTGGTGTCGAAGCCCGGCGAGGTGCCGATGCGCGAGGCGGAGCGCTTCGGCTTCTTGCGCAAGATGCGCCTGCTGGCGGGCATCCCGGTGGTGCGCCATGTGCGCGACCGCCTGCCGGACTCGTCGGCATCAAAAGCCACGAACGCGGCGAAAATAGAGGACAACCGCCCGGCGCGCAAAACGCCCGCGCCCACCAAGCCAAAGGAGAGCCCGCCGATCCTTGGCATCGTCGCCTCCACCGGCGGCCCGCGGGCGCTGGGGGAGTTCCTGGGCGCGCTGCCGGCTGACTTCGGGGCGCCGATCTTATTGGTCCAACATATTACGCGCGGCTTCGCGGTGCATCTGACGCGCTGGCTCGACGCGAACTCCCAGGTCAATGTTGTCCTGGCCAAGAATGGCCAGCGTATCCGCCCCGGCACGGTCTATGTCGCGCCCACCGAGTTGCAGATGGAGCTGAGCTCGACGGGCGCGCTTAAGGTCTATGACGGCCCGGCGGTCGCGGGGTATCGCCCCAGCGGCGACGTGCTCCTGCGCAGCCTGGCGCGCCACGCCGCCCCGCGCGCCATCGGGTTGGTGCTCAGCGGCATGGGCCAGGACGGGGCCTTCGGCATGGCCGCCCTGTACCGCAGCGGCGCGGTCACGCTGGTCCAGGATGAGGCCAGCTCCGTGGTCTATAGCATGCCGAGCGCGGCGCTGGAGCGCGGGGTCGTCAGCGAGATCGTCGAGCTGCCCCATATGGCCACGCGGGTCCAAGAGATCGTCGGCACCTTCTTTGAGAATACGCAGTCTAAATCGCATCACGCGAGAAAGTGA
- a CDS encoding PP2C family protein-serine/threonine phosphatase: protein MTSALQPSAQLLDTPPPSAQPFTDELWACVEREKAIHGLQNLVRAIKRYHRRGLELRGVNRQDLALDAASGTLYLVAAPRCRAVEDRSMSGLAAESIWRDGRLVGELAYENFMGETYPGGHQMAALLQDRATMAEIGLLHPGLPQLVATCVSPYGELAMLDINDLSDALEQLRREVLRKFTYRVGARSTVGNYVFRRNNQDSCAYVLMESSLGSMTQSVGFFCVADGIGGIHDGERASALAAQSACRAFGRAMAHYGGEEIARRPGDFARAIVHITSQRLALEGEFAPEKNRGGTTFTCLILAGNRAGVGHAGDSRAVLIRDGALLAITRDHTLASIFKELGEPPTNPEQADTNSRTISRFLSTSMELEPSRVDGISPAFATSLSDAPVDLTQMNHIGFEVRPNDLFLLTSDGVHDELSAERLGQLVAMHATAPQKLVDALINQALRQVGRDNATAMAIRVE from the coding sequence ATGACTTCGGCCCTCCAGCCTTCCGCCCAACTATTGGACACACCGCCGCCCAGCGCCCAACCTTTCACGGACGAACTCTGGGCCTGCGTCGAGCGAGAGAAGGCGATTCATGGCCTGCAAAACTTGGTGCGCGCCATCAAGCGATATCATCGCCGCGGGCTGGAGCTGCGCGGGGTGAATCGCCAGGATCTGGCGCTCGACGCGGCCAGCGGCACCCTCTATCTGGTCGCCGCGCCGCGCTGCAGGGCGGTCGAGGACCGGAGCATGAGCGGGCTCGCCGCCGAGTCGATCTGGCGCGACGGCCGCCTAGTCGGTGAGCTGGCGTACGAGAATTTCATGGGCGAAACCTACCCGGGCGGCCACCAGATGGCGGCGCTGCTCCAGGACCGCGCGACGATGGCCGAGATCGGCTTATTGCACCCCGGCCTGCCGCAGCTGGTAGCGACCTGCGTGTCGCCCTATGGCGAATTGGCGATGCTCGACATCAATGACCTCAGCGACGCGCTCGAGCAACTTCGGCGCGAGGTGCTGCGCAAATTCACCTACCGGGTCGGCGCGCGCTCGACGGTCGGCAATTATGTGTTTCGGCGAAATAATCAGGACTCCTGCGCCTATGTCTTGATGGAGTCATCGCTGGGCTCGATGACCCAGAGCGTCGGGTTCTTCTGCGTGGCCGACGGCATCGGCGGGATCCACGACGGTGAGCGGGCCAGCGCATTGGCGGCCCAGTCGGCCTGCCGGGCGTTTGGGCGGGCGATGGCGCATTATGGCGGCGAGGAGATCGCGCGCCGCCCGGGGGACTTCGCGCGCGCGATCGTGCATATCACCAGCCAACGCCTGGCGCTCGAGGGCGAATTTGCCCCCGAAAAGAACCGCGGCGGCACCACCTTTACCTGCCTTATTCTGGCCGGAAACCGCGCCGGCGTCGGCCACGCCGGCGACTCGCGCGCCGTGCTGATCCGAGACGGCGCGCTCCTCGCCATCACCCGCGACCACACCCTGGCCAGCATCTTTAAGGAGTTGGGCGAGCCCCCGACAAACCCGGAACAGGCCGACACAAATAGCCGCACAATCTCGCGGTTTTTGAGCACATCAATGGAGCTCGAACCCTCGCGCGTCGACGGCATCTCGCCGGCCTTTGCGACCTCGCTGAGCGACGCACCGGTCGATCTAACGCAGATGAACCATATCGGCTTTGAGGTTCGCCCCAACGACCTCTTTTTGCTGACCTCCGACGGGGTGCACGACGAACTGTCGGCCGAGCGCCTCGGCCAACTTGTCGCCATGCACGCCACGGCCCCGCAAAAGCTCGTCGACGCGCTTATCAACCAGGCGCTTCGCCAGGTCGGCCGCGACAACGCAACGGCCATGGCGATCCGCGTGGAATAG
- a CDS encoding FHA domain-containing protein: MGEFGEINLDILRGWRMARAPELRQPHALPALARLVHLDSGRVEHLHGPDLLIGRYYPPNGPVDLTLGGLQEHELYQLGAPHLQMTLNDDAQWSVRHLAPGTCTHVNEDRLETYNQHHIIEDGDALQIGCARYRFEGLDIELAAWKNACRALLGSAETAALFLCRNGAPCGPTIELSPKTAMVIGRTLPSCEDLQVRTPWEHSAKKPAQPDVDLAGLYPSEAKYIGFLHAEIRAVAPSAARIGGEYLESTTRASEFRVTPLTKRQKTFINRQEIGESAVLSHGDELALGSNFFYFYCPNRGVQLTRRPLGAPTLVDWTEGVAPRLDGAAPSEEPS, from the coding sequence ATGGGCGAGTTTGGTGAGATCAATCTGGATATTCTGCGCGGCTGGCGCATGGCACGCGCGCCTGAGCTTCGCCAACCACACGCGCTGCCCGCTCTGGCGCGCCTGGTCCATTTGGACAGCGGGCGCGTGGAGCATCTGCACGGCCCGGACCTTCTTATCGGACGATATTACCCGCCCAATGGCCCCGTCGATTTGACCTTAGGCGGGCTCCAGGAGCACGAACTCTACCAACTTGGGGCGCCGCATCTTCAGATGACGCTCAACGACGACGCGCAATGGAGCGTGCGCCACCTCGCCCCGGGGACATGTACGCACGTAAACGAAGATCGACTCGAAACCTATAATCAACACCACATCATCGAGGATGGCGACGCGCTCCAGATTGGCTGCGCGCGCTACCGCTTCGAGGGCCTCGATATTGAGCTGGCCGCCTGGAAGAACGCCTGCCGCGCCCTATTGGGGTCTGCGGAGACGGCCGCGCTCTTTTTATGTCGAAACGGCGCCCCATGCGGGCCCACCATCGAGCTGTCCCCGAAGACCGCGATGGTCATCGGGCGCACGCTGCCATCCTGCGAAGATCTTCAGGTGCGTACGCCCTGGGAGCACTCGGCCAAAAAACCCGCGCAGCCCGATGTCGACCTCGCGGGGCTCTACCCGAGCGAAGCGAAATATATCGGCTTTTTGCACGCAGAGATTCGCGCCGTGGCGCCGTCCGCTGCGCGCATCGGCGGCGAATACCTTGAGTCGACGACCCGGGCCTCGGAGTTCCGGGTCACCCCGCTGACCAAGCGTCAAAAGACATTTATCAATCGCCAGGAGATCGGCGAGAGCGCGGTGCTTTCCCACGGCGATGAGCTGGCCCTGGGGAGTAACTTCTTCTACTTCTACTGCCCGAATCGAGGCGTTCAATTGACCCGCCGGCCGCTGGGCGCGCCGACCCTGGTTGACTGGACCGAAGGCGTCGCGCCGCGCCTGGACGGCGCAGCCCCCAGCGAGGAGCCCTCATGA
- the rapZ gene encoding RNase adapter RapZ produces the protein MSDETQETADEVSQITKPSSAPATPAGASATETTFFPPGDPSAAEHTSFESAFSPEGLSEASHGLSQASESRLAKDAPRVVVVTGLSGSGKSTAIRALEDLGYFCIDNLPVPLLPKLIELAADGGSLKSLAFVIDTRSREFLAQAGKMIDRMRDEGVPMRIMFLEAAEDVLVRRFSETRRRHPVGQMPNADGDASPGSTSVTIREGIRREREYLEELRHRADEVIDTSEHTVHTLKAFVEQHFGGDQKPELQVTVLSFGFKYGLPLECDLVFDLRFLPNPYFVEHLRAESGQNPAVRDYIFSFAQTTRFVSIFQEMADFMLPMYQREGKSYLTIGIGCTGGRHRSVAVSESIAERLATRGWQAQVRHRDIKK, from the coding sequence TTGAGCGACGAGACGCAGGAAACTGCCGACGAAGTATCTCAGATAACCAAACCCTCCAGCGCGCCTGCGACACCCGCCGGCGCGTCCGCCACGGAAACGACGTTTTTTCCGCCCGGCGATCCTTCCGCTGCCGAACACACATCATTTGAATCAGCATTTTCGCCCGAAGGCTTAAGCGAGGCGAGCCACGGCCTGAGCCAGGCCAGCGAGTCGCGCCTGGCCAAGGACGCCCCGCGCGTCGTGGTCGTCACCGGGTTGAGCGGTTCGGGAAAATCCACTGCGATCCGCGCCCTCGAAGATCTGGGCTATTTCTGCATCGATAACCTCCCGGTGCCGCTCTTACCCAAGCTCATCGAATTGGCCGCCGACGGCGGGTCGCTGAAGTCGCTGGCCTTCGTCATCGACACGCGCAGCCGCGAGTTTTTGGCCCAGGCCGGCAAGATGATCGACCGGATGCGCGACGAAGGCGTGCCGATGCGCATCATGTTCTTGGAGGCCGCCGAAGACGTGCTGGTGCGCCGCTTCAGCGAGACCCGCCGGCGCCACCCCGTGGGGCAAATGCCCAACGCTGACGGCGACGCATCCCCCGGCTCAACCTCGGTGACCATCCGCGAGGGGATTCGGCGCGAGCGCGAATATCTTGAGGAGTTGCGCCACCGCGCCGACGAGGTCATCGACACCTCCGAGCACACGGTTCACACCCTGAAAGCCTTCGTGGAGCAGCATTTCGGCGGCGACCAGAAGCCCGAATTACAGGTCACCGTGCTGAGCTTCGGCTTTAAATACGGACTACCGTTGGAGTGCGACCTGGTCTTTGACCTGCGATTCTTGCCCAACCCGTATTTTGTGGAGCACCTGCGCGCCGAGAGCGGCCAGAACCCGGCGGTGCGCGACTATATCTTTAGCTTCGCCCAGACCACGCGCTTTGTGTCGATCTTCCAGGAGATGGCCGACTTTATGCTGCCGATGTACCAGCGCGAGGGCAAGAGTTACCTGACCATCGGCATCGGGTGCACCGGCGGGCGACACCGCTCGGTGGCGGTGTCCGAATCGATCGCCGAGCGCCTGGCGACCCGCGGCTGGCAGGCGCAGGTTCGCCACCGAGACATCAAAAAATAA
- a CDS encoding Stp1/IreP family PP2C-type Ser/Thr phosphatase, whose product MKIRYAGKTDVGMKRAHNEDNILLVPEERLYLVADGMGGHASGEVASEMAVQTLSDFFEETSKDQEITWPYKMEKGREYEANRLNAGIKLSNLRIFESATQNPAQRGMGTTIVALLIVDDTAYFGHVGDSRIYRLREGKLTQVTEDHSLLNDYIKMKDLTEEEIENFPHKNVIVRALGMKETVQVDVNSEKPQPGDTYMLCSDGLNGMITDDVIRQIMVDNYDDLEQCCTELIDAANANGGTDNITVAVVQIA is encoded by the coding sequence CTGAAAATTCGATACGCTGGCAAGACCGACGTGGGCATGAAACGTGCTCATAACGAGGACAATATCCTCCTGGTTCCGGAGGAACGTCTTTATCTGGTCGCCGACGGCATGGGCGGCCACGCGAGCGGCGAGGTTGCCTCTGAGATGGCCGTGCAAACGCTGTCGGATTTCTTCGAAGAGACCTCGAAGGATCAGGAGATCACCTGGCCCTATAAGATGGAAAAGGGCCGCGAATACGAGGCCAACCGACTCAACGCAGGCATCAAATTATCGAACCTGCGCATCTTTGAGTCGGCGACCCAAAACCCGGCGCAGCGCGGCATGGGCACCACCATCGTGGCGCTCTTGATCGTCGACGACACCGCCTATTTCGGCCATGTCGGCGACAGCCGCATCTATCGGCTGCGCGAGGGCAAGCTCACGCAGGTCACCGAAGATCACTCGCTGCTCAACGACTATATTAAGATGAAGGATCTCACCGAAGAAGAGATCGAGAACTTCCCGCACAAAAACGTCATCGTGCGCGCCCTGGGCATGAAAGAGACCGTTCAGGTCGACGTCAACTCCGAGAAACCGCAGCCGGGCGACACCTATATGCTCTGCTCGGACGGGCTCAACGGCATGATCACCGACGACGTGATTCGTCAGATCATGGTCGATAATTACGATGACCTTGAGCAATGCTGCACCGAACTAATTGACGCCGCCAACGCAAACGGCGGCACCGATAATATCACCGTGGCGGTCGTACAAATCGCCTAG
- a CDS encoding deoxynucleoside kinase produces the protein MSTPNPNSPRYIVIEGPIGVGKTTLVNLMAKRYQGNTVLEIFEENPFLERFYQDRDAYAFQTEMFFLLSRYKQQEQFAQRDLFSALSVSDYLFVKSRLFASLTLSDHELALYDRMYTILTNQIPTPDVVVHLHAPLDVLQGRIKKRGRSYEENMDLDYLDRLRGLYHNFFAHYDESALIEVDTSDVNFSEDPAALEALMAKIQRAYQLRKAPAQVIEF, from the coding sequence ATGTCCACTCCCAACCCCAACTCTCCGCGCTATATCGTCATCGAAGGCCCCATTGGCGTGGGGAAGACGACGCTCGTCAACCTGATGGCCAAGCGCTACCAGGGCAATACCGTCCTGGAGATCTTCGAGGAGAACCCCTTTCTTGAGCGCTTCTACCAGGATCGCGACGCCTACGCGTTTCAGACCGAGATGTTCTTTTTGCTGAGCCGCTACAAGCAGCAGGAGCAATTCGCCCAGCGCGACCTCTTTTCGGCCCTGTCGGTCAGCGATTACCTCTTCGTGAAGAGTCGCCTCTTCGCCAGCCTGACGCTGTCGGACCATGAGTTGGCGCTCTACGATCGCATGTACACGATCCTCACCAATCAGATCCCCACGCCCGACGTGGTGGTGCACCTGCACGCGCCGCTCGACGTGCTCCAGGGGCGCATCAAGAAGCGCGGGCGCTCCTACGAGGAGAATATGGACCTGGATTATCTGGACCGGCTGCGCGGGCTCTATCACAACTTTTTTGCCCATTATGATGAGTCGGCGCTGATCGAGGTGGACACCTCGGACGTCAACTTCTCCGAAGACCCGGCCGCCCTCGAGGCGCTGATGGCCAAGATCCAGCGCGCCTATCAGCTGCGCAAGGCGCCGGCGCAAGTGATTGAATTTTAA
- a CDS encoding neutral zinc metallopeptidase, with amino-acid sequence MDIGGKRRSDNFEDRGASSGGGGGGGIGIRLLSTVARRFGVKGMLVGGVILGGVYLFAPSSIKQSLLGGSAGTTQTAASVCASSDKNAAACDFSRAVLASTEDTWTQQFSAGNLPDYGKNPGPYKMPTLVVFSGAVTTGGCGGATSDVGPFYCPADNKLYIDPSFYDVLEQRLKAPGDFAQAYVIAHEIGHHVQNMIGSMQLKMPGETKNQVSVRVELQADCLAGVWGHSAREDLSITDEDLSEATQAAHAIGDDALGHTDEAKFSHGSSEQRLRWFKKGFTSGDPRQCDTFAVKNYKNL; translated from the coding sequence ATGGATATTGGCGGAAAGAGACGCTCGGATAATTTCGAAGATCGAGGCGCGAGCAGCGGCGGAGGCGGCGGCGGCGGCATCGGCATTCGCCTGCTCAGCACGGTCGCGCGCCGGTTCGGCGTCAAAGGGATGCTGGTCGGCGGCGTGATCCTCGGGGGCGTCTACCTCTTCGCGCCCAGCAGCATCAAGCAATCCCTGCTGGGCGGCTCCGCCGGCACCACCCAAACAGCGGCGAGCGTGTGCGCATCTTCGGACAAAAACGCCGCGGCCTGTGACTTCTCGCGCGCGGTGCTCGCCTCCACCGAAGACACCTGGACGCAGCAATTTAGCGCGGGAAACCTGCCCGATTACGGCAAGAATCCGGGCCCGTATAAGATGCCGACCCTGGTGGTATTCTCTGGCGCGGTGACCACCGGCGGCTGCGGCGGCGCGACCTCCGACGTCGGCCCCTTCTACTGCCCGGCCGACAATAAGCTCTATATCGACCCGAGCTTTTATGATGTGCTCGAGCAGCGCCTAAAGGCCCCCGGCGATTTTGCCCAGGCCTATGTCATCGCCCACGAGATTGGCCATCATGTGCAGAATATGATCGGCTCGATGCAGCTCAAGATGCCCGGCGAGACCAAGAACCAGGTGTCGGTGCGCGTCGAACTCCAGGCCGATTGCCTGGCCGGCGTCTGGGGACATAGCGCGCGCGAAGACCTCTCCATCACCGACGAAGACCTCAGCGAGGCCACCCAGGCCGCCCATGCCATCGGCGACGACGCCCTCGGCCACACCGACGAGGCCAAATTCAGCCACGGCTCCAGCGAGCAACGCCTGCGCTGGTTCAAAAAAGGGTTCACCAGCGGCGACCCTCGCCAATGCGACACCTTCGCCGTCAAAAATTATAAGAATCTATGA
- a CDS encoding DUF2007 domain-containing protein: MTEPTRSTDDHARRAQSNESGSFQLVDVYVSYNPVEAEMIREILVDNEIECFVRSLAPSQFPLSVGKHGENRVTVPADSVDAATAILRQAIAEGALSGEGRFGV, translated from the coding sequence ATGACCGAACCCACCCGCTCCACCGACGACCATGCTCGCCGCGCCCAGAGCAACGAGTCTGGCAGCTTCCAACTCGTCGACGTCTACGTCAGCTATAACCCGGTCGAGGCGGAGATGATTCGCGAGATCCTCGTCGACAACGAGATCGAGTGTTTTGTCCGAAGTCTCGCCCCCTCCCAATTCCCGCTGAGCGTGGGAAAACACGGCGAGAACCGGGTCACCGTTCCCGCCGATAGTGTCGACGCCGCCACCGCAATCCTGCGTCAGGCCATCGCCGAGGGCGCCTTAAGCGGCGAGGGACGCTTCGGCGTCTAA
- a CDS encoding NAD+ synthase has product MNPTKKTLRIALAQHNYKLGDLVGNFGKIKESVAKARAQGAELVVFSECALSSYLPGDMIERPEFLARQLALLERVAALSDADLGIVLGFVAPNPAACGKRLQNAAALCHGGAVVGTVAKQLLPTYDIFDEARYFEPADTAQILDFKGVKLGLSICEDAWNLPGYSAQPGYAHDPIEALAEAGAEVLINIAASPFELGKPARRRGLLAEHAQRHALPLVFVNQVGGQDEIVFDGRSAAFDARGNTTSELADFKEDFATIDIPIEPADAPNMSAASPRPDAPQDQAEARKAIVMGLRDYMHKSGFRGAVLGLSGGIDSALCAALAAEALGPENILGVAMPTRYTREMSNTDAQALAKSLGIQFMSIPIEATFGAFLEQLAPAFEGYQEDVTEENMQARIRGTTLMALSNKFGKLVLVPGNKSEAAMGYSTLYGDMVGAISPIGDCFKTLVYAMSRGINADAGRELIPVRTIERAPSAELRPDQADQDSLPPYDILDAILARYLHAGESAHDLIAAGFDADMVHDVLKKLFRAEYKRFQAAPVIKITPRAFGRGRRYPLAASYEELLK; this is encoded by the coding sequence ATGAACCCAACCAAGAAAACGCTGCGAATCGCGCTCGCCCAACACAATTATAAGCTGGGCGACCTCGTCGGAAATTTTGGGAAGATCAAGGAGAGCGTCGCCAAGGCACGCGCCCAGGGCGCCGAGCTGGTGGTCTTCTCGGAGTGCGCGCTGAGCAGCTATTTGCCCGGTGATATGATTGAGCGCCCCGAATTCCTTGCTCGCCAACTCGCCCTGCTGGAGCGCGTGGCCGCGCTGAGCGACGCCGACCTGGGCATCGTGCTCGGCTTCGTGGCGCCGAACCCGGCGGCCTGCGGCAAACGCCTGCAAAACGCCGCGGCGCTTTGCCACGGCGGGGCGGTCGTAGGCACGGTCGCCAAGCAACTCTTGCCAACCTACGATATCTTCGACGAAGCGCGCTATTTCGAGCCTGCCGATACGGCCCAAATCCTCGACTTTAAGGGCGTTAAACTGGGCTTGAGCATCTGTGAGGACGCGTGGAATTTGCCCGGGTATTCGGCGCAACCCGGATACGCCCATGACCCCATCGAGGCGCTGGCCGAGGCGGGGGCCGAGGTGCTGATCAATATCGCGGCGAGCCCGTTTGAGCTGGGGAAACCGGCGCGGCGCCGGGGGCTTCTGGCCGAGCACGCGCAGCGCCACGCGCTGCCGCTGGTCTTCGTGAATCAGGTCGGCGGCCAGGATGAGATCGTCTTCGACGGCCGCTCAGCCGCCTTCGACGCTCGGGGCAACACGACCTCGGAACTGGCTGATTTCAAAGAAGATTTCGCGACCATCGATATCCCAATCGAGCCGGCCGACGCCCCCAATATGTCCGCCGCCTCGCCCAGGCCCGACGCGCCCCAAGACCAGGCCGAGGCGCGCAAAGCCATCGTCATGGGCTTGCGCGATTATATGCATAAGAGCGGCTTTCGCGGGGCGGTCCTCGGGCTCTCAGGCGGCATCGACTCCGCGCTGTGCGCGGCGCTGGCGGCCGAGGCCCTGGGGCCCGAGAATATCCTGGGCGTCGCCATGCCCACCCGCTATACCCGCGAGATGAGCAACACCGACGCCCAGGCGCTGGCCAAAAGCCTGGGCATCCAATTTATGAGCATCCCCATCGAGGCGACCTTCGGCGCATTTTTGGAACAATTGGCCCCGGCGTTTGAGGGCTATCAAGAAGACGTCACCGAGGAGAATATGCAGGCGCGCATCCGCGGCACCACGCTGATGGCGCTGAGCAATAAATTCGGCAAGCTCGTGCTGGTCCCGGGCAATAAGAGCGAGGCGGCGATGGGTTATTCGACCCTCTACGGCGATATGGTCGGCGCCATCAGCCCCATCGGCGACTGCTTCAAGACCCTGGTCTACGCGATGTCGCGCGGCATCAACGCCGACGCCGGCCGCGAGCTTATCCCGGTGCGCACCATCGAGCGCGCGCCGTCGGCCGAACTTCGCCCCGACCAGGCCGACCAGGATTCCCTCCCGCCCTACGACATCCTCGACGCCATCCTCGCCCGCTATTTGCACGCGGGCGAGAGCGCCCATGACCTGATCGCGGCGGGCTTCGACGCCGACATGGTCCACGATGTGCTCAAAAAGCTCTTTCGCGCCGAGTATAAACGCTTCCAGGCCGCGCCGGTGATCAAGATTACGCCGCGCGCGTTTGGACGCGGGCGGCGCTATCCGCTGGCGGCGAGCTACGAGGAGTTGCTCAAATAG
- a CDS encoding GIY-YIG nuclease family protein has translation MASQWYLYVLRCADDTLYTGITTDLSRRVHEHNHSPRGAKYTASRRPVELAGAWEKASRSEAASAEWHFKKLTRQQKLARVEEVSAAALSAYLSDAR, from the coding sequence GTGGCTTCCCAGTGGTATTTATATGTTCTTCGATGCGCCGACGACACCCTCTATACGGGGATCACGACCGATCTGAGCCGGCGGGTGCACGAGCATAATCATAGCCCGCGGGGGGCGAAATACACGGCGAGTCGGCGGCCGGTGGAGCTGGCCGGGGCGTGGGAGAAGGCGTCGCGCTCCGAGGCCGCCAGCGCGGAGTGGCATTTCAAAAAGCTCACGCGCCAGCAGAAGCTGGCGCGTGTCGAGGAGGTGTCCGCTGCGGCGCTGAGCGCCTATTTAAGCGACGCCAGGTGA